The Malus domestica chromosome 13, GDT2T_hap1 genome includes a window with the following:
- the LOC103444307 gene encoding uncharacterized protein: MGSGKAKKPSKLSHRNNKGNPLGPKTKKRKKEKKQRLSNGGSNENPIDEKASNQSNQNSDGLRDGEVQPASVSAQLRFFLDKFQSANGVSFLTSSWSPSMISVFWISLKAWIKMSASGGNM, from the exons ATGGGGAGCGGGAAGGCGAAGAAGCCATCGAAGCTGTCTCACAGAAACAACAAGGGCAATCCGCTTGGCCCTAAgacaaagaagaggaagaaggagaagaagcaaCGGCTCAGCAATGGCGGCAGCAATGAAAACCCAATTGACGAGAAAGCGAGCAATCAAAGCAACCAAAACAGCGACGGTTTAAGAGACGGTGAGGTACAACCGGCGTCAGTGTCGGCGCAGCTCAGATTCTTTCTGGACAAGTTTCAGTCTGCCAACGGCGTTAGCTTTCTTACCTCGAGTTGGAGTCCTTCAATG ATAAGTGTTTTCTGGATCAGTCTGAAAGCTTGGATCAAGATGTCAGCATCTGGGGGAAACATGTGA